In the genome of Nomascus leucogenys isolate Asia chromosome 12, Asia_NLE_v1, whole genome shotgun sequence, the window CCAATAAAACCTTCCATTAGGAGCTTCACACAGCCCTAGTTACACCATCCGTTCTGCATATTTGGCTTTTCAGCTATGCTAATTCCCATATGCATGTACTGGATTGATGCTGTCTGGATTGGTGGCCATCTGGGGACACCCAGGCTCCCCAACAACCAAACCTTCGTTCAATTGTCGAACACAGAAGGCCATGCTGATGCAGAAGTCATTTCTTATGTTTCCAAATATGCCTAGACTCCCAACACACTAGTCCCTGCTCCAGCTCCATCCTCAGAGCACCTACAGGTCAAAGGTttttatccctcccccagccataGCATTTATCCCTCAGTCGAGCAAAATAGCTCTGAAGTCCATCAGGCTGTGAGTTCTGGAACTGAAAAACTGTATCTAGTGCTTAGTAGAGActgaataaatatatgataaatggatgaatgaatggagtcCAGTCCATGGCAGCTTTATTGGGGGTTCTCCCTTCCCATATTTTAGCTGGAGTTGGGGATGGGGAAGAGAAGAAGGGTGGGATAAGAGAGTGAGACTAGAATATAAACATCCGTAAATAACATCTGAGCATTAGTCTTTAACAGGGAAGAGGAACCACTGGTGTATATTAATTTAGGACACGGCGTCATTATAGGGGTAGGGCCAGCTGGTGTTAATGGCATGCAGGCATATGTGATGCCAACCACGAGGGGTGGAAGAACCAGAAGCCGAAGAAGAATATGACCGCATCTATTCTAAAGCTATTGTGGTGGTTTCTCATGCTTCAGAGTCTCGTAAGTCTCCTGGTTCCTGGTGCTCAGGCCCTGGAGGTGGGAGTCAAAGGATGATCAGGAGCTGGAGCCCATTAGAggcccctcccacctccacagGCCCCCCCCTCCCCTTCCAAAGATCGCTCAAAATCCCACCCTCTTCTGCTGACTTcctgggtgggggaggcaggCACACTTACCGTGTAAACACCATCTGATTTCTGCAGAGACAAAAGAAGCAAAACATTAAAGACCCACACCTTCTCCAGGGCCCCTCAGCATCTGCCCCACCCGGGGAGGCATGGGGGGTGGGCAGCCAGCCACCTTGGGCTAGAGGGCACTCACATGGACACTCTGGGCCATGGATACCTGTTTGCCCACATGGCTACAAGCACACATATACACCTGACATACTACATCCAAGTCTCTCACATATTTTTTGTCACTCTATGCTTGATTCTTCCCTGTCACCTGCTGAATATTTTACTTGTGGCTTGGCTAGGTAAGGTGGGAGGGAGGCCTCTGAGGTGTGTGCAGATCAGCACCTGAGAGGCACGCCCTCCCAGAGGCCCAGAAACTCAGGCGAGAGCCCCAGAAGGGCTGAGGGTCTGAAAAGTTGTCGACACCAGGTGTAGGAGGGTCCATACCTCATAGCTGGCCATAGCTGCCTTTCGCACTTGGATCTGGAATGGGGGAAAGGTTATCAGTAAAGGGTAAGTTAGTGGCCCATCCCCCTTCCCTCCAAACTTTGTGGGGGATccccttttattctttctcttcgaATCCTTGCTGCTGCCCGCCTCCCACTTCCCCTTCCAGCCCTTACCCCACCCTGCCCAGGACTACCTTCAGTCGACAGTAGAGGAGGGTGAGAACAATTCCATACAGAAACAGGATGGCGTCCAGGATATAGCAGAGCTGAGGCTCTCCCAGGGCCGCTGAGGGGATAGAGGATGCCCATGGGGTCGGGGACATCAGGGAGGATCTGGTACtcagaggagagaagggaaggggctcTGGAAGGTAGGACAGGGCCTAGAGGGGAGCCCGTCTAAGGGAAgaaattctgtttctctctggCCTTCCACTGCCCTTACCTTTCCCTCTTCTCCCGCACCATAGGGTCGGGCTAGGATAGGAAGTGTGAGGGTTCTATTGAAATGGAACTTAGACGGACTAATAATTGAGGCCTTCCCCCTCAGCCCCCAAccttttctttttagcactgtgGGTTCTTCAGGCACCATTGAGCACTTTATCCACCTCAAGGGACCCATCCGAGTCCACTGGACTGAAACCAAAACCTCAGCCAAGATGGGTAGTGGGAGGGAGAGGTAGTGGCAAATTTCAGTGAAGAAACCACAGAAGTGTCTCTACTAAGTCCTGTGACCTGTGGCTGAGGGCTGGACAGGAAGGATGTgagctggggaagggagagaaggcaaTTACTCTATCATTGGTCATCTCCTAGCCTCAGCCTTGTTGCTTTCTGTCCCACCACAAGAtacttaaatatgttaaaaaaaaaaaaaaaaaaaagtgtgtctgtttttcccagACCTTACAGATACCTTTGGGCCTGAACACAAGGCTGAGGGAATGACCACAGCTATATGGATTCCAGCTCCTGTTACTCTGCCCTATTACTCACTCTCTGGGCCTCTGAGAGGGGAAGTTTtgtgcaatttaaaaaatcaaatcaaatcaagtCTGGGCTCCAGAGACTGCTCTCACCCCGTATCAGAGGACCAGTAGGGAACAAGTGACTAACGTCAGTCAATTGCTGACATCGGTCAAGTACTTTTtattctgcaacactctttcacACACACGATATTGCACAAATCTTAAAACTACCCTGTGAGGGAAACATCATCATCGCCATTTTATGGGTGACGAAACCGAGGCTCGGAAAAGCTAAGTAACTCACTCAGAGCCACAGAgttaagtgacagagctggaacTCAAATGCAGGCTTTCTGCCTCTAAAGCCCATGCTTTCCCTCGTGCCTCAGCGggcctcctccctcctcatccCACGGAAGCAGACCAGTGGCTAACTTAATACTTGCTCTCACCTTCTCAGCTAGGCTGCTGGAATTCCTCCCCAGTCATTCTCTTTCGATTTCCAGTTTCCCTGAAGTTTACTGACCTCCTCCTCCTCGACACCCAGCtgccaccaacacacacacaccaatccAGCACAGACAACCCAGAGTGAACGAGGAGTGAGAATTCTTAGATAGTGACTGGAGCCGTAGAGCTTCAGAGACCTTCCTATTTCTGCCTCTATTTCTCAGCTGACGCTCAGGTCTCTGGAACTGGGCATCTCATGCTGCCCACCCTCGTATCAACTGCTGTCAGAATGGAGCATTAGCAATGACCCATAGAAACAGCAATCCCGTCTGTTTGTCTTGGCTATATCCTTGCCTTACTCCCAAGCACAAGAACAGAGCCCTACCTTCCTAAAGGGTTCtgtctctctccatatatatatatatatatatatatacatatgtatgtatatatatataaaatcttttttttttgagacggagtctcgctctgttgcccaggcttaagtgcagtggtgcgatattggctcactgcaacctccacctcctgggttcaagtgattctcctgcctcagcctcctgagtacctgggattacaggcgccaagGGTGCTTTGTATATTAAACCAGCTGGAGATCAGCTCCCAGCAGACAAGACCAAAGGCACTCCATGGGAAATGCTGATCATGAGAAATGAAGCTTTTCACCAGACCAGCTCTTCATGCCATACAACCAGACCCTTCCCCTGCCACTTTCTATCAACCCTGAAAAGAGAAAAGTCAGCCAGGCactgtagcactttgggaggccgaggtgggagaattgcttgaggccaggagttcaagaccaatgtgGCCAACAtcgcaagaccctgtctttttttaataataataatagctgggtgcagtggctcacaccagtaatcccagcactttcggaggtcgaggtgggtggatcacttgagtcaggagtttgagattaccctggtcaacatgatgaaacccggtttctactgaaaatactaaacttagccgggcgtggtggcgggcgcctgcagtcccagctactcgggatcctgaggcaggagaatcgcttgaacccaggaggcggaggttgcagtgagtagagattgcgccactgcactccagcctgggtgaccgagcaagactccatccccaaaataataataataatacggAGAAAAGTCTGGAATGAAGAAGGCAACAAGAAAGAAGGGAACTATTAGTCTAGTGCCCTGGGTCGGGGCTGGATAGGACTAGCCTCAGGGTCTCCCTATGCCCACCTACCCACTGTCAGCCTTCCTTCATCTGTGTTTGACTTGGCCCTCAGACCCAAGCTCTGGACTTCCACCCTGGAGCCAGCTCACGCTATCCCTCACCAAACCCTCTTACCTGCTTGTTCAACCAAAAGGAGTAAGAGCAAGACCACTGCTGGAATCATCTTGGGCTGGAGATCGGCCGTTCTGACAGCACTGTGCAGCTGTGCTCAGCGAGCAGTTCCCTGACCACAGAGTCCCCCCCTTCCTGCCACGCCTTCCCCCACGCTTTggccccttccccttcctgcaCAAGAGACCGGGCGGCTCCCGGAAGGGCCAACTAAGGGAGTTGGGAGATCTGGGCTCTTAAGCGTCAGCCCTTCAATGACAAACTCCTAACCCATAGAATGAGGAGACTCTCACGCTCAGGAAAAGCTGTCTACATCTGCCATTTTACACTCCACCCGGttcagttttttggtttttttttttttttttttttgagacggagtcttgctctgtcgcccaggctggagcgcaatggcgcgatctcggcttaccacaacctctgcctcctgggttcaagcaattctcctgtctcagcctcccgagtagctgggattacaggcatgcgccaccacgccctgctaattttgtatttttagtagaaacggggtttctccatgttgatcaggctggtctcgaactcctgatctcaggtgatccatccgcctcggcctcccaagtgctgggattacaggtgtgagccatcgtgcccggctggTTCAGAGATTTATCTGTGCTAAACTGCCCGTCAACATTCCCTCAGACCCCACTATAGCCCTTTCCCTCCCAACTTTACCCCAGGTCTTGATTTGAGTGGTTTACCAACTTATGTGGGCACTGAGGTTTGGGCAAGGAGGTAACTGAGCGGAAAGAGGAAACGGGGAATAGAGAAGTGGAAAGGACAAGAGTCAGAGAAGGGGGTGGAGACAAGCAGGAAAAATTGCAAAGACCTGACTGAATCTAACAGGAATGGAGGATTAATGAAACACTCTTAGGTTTACAGTCCGAGTGAAGGACACTAAGATACTGAGACACTAAGATACAAGAAGTTTAGGCCTAGGGGCCGCAAGTCGgctaatttattataatttctccttttttagtACATGCACAGAAAGCCTGAGAGCCAAGTGTACAtgaacatgtacacacacacacacacacacacagacacacacacacacacacacagaggccaaTTTCCAGTGAGGGACAGGCTCCACAGAAGAAGCTGATAGGCAGGGGGCATCAAATGCTGCTCCCCTGCTCACCGATCTACTTCTCCAAATACAATATCTTGGGTACCTAGGTGAGAGGATGGAGGAAAAAAGTGGTGTTACTTATCTTCCTGCTGtgaggcaaaacaaacaaacaaaaaaagtagtgtTACCCAAGATCCAGAACCCATTACTGTGCTCAAGAGATTGAGGACCCGAGTCCATGCCATGGCCTATGGCGAACAGTAAGTGTTCTCTTTCTGTCCCCAGTGGGCATCCCGAACTCCTTTGTCTAGGATACCTCTACTACACAGTGGGGCTCGTACCTATGATGGCAACGACATCTGCCAACATGTGTCCCTTAGACATCTTGTCCAAACCAGCCTAGGGAGATTGAGATGGCAACAATATTAGGTAAGACTTGCAaggtgggaggagaaagaagaagagttCATAAAAACCTCAACCAAGGTCAGGTTTAATTCATTGGAGTTAAAGTTACTGGGATTGATTCTTACCAGATGGGCAAAACCAGGAGCCTTGATCTTGCATCGATAAGGGCGGCTGCTGCCATCGGACACCAGGTACACCCCAAACTCTCCCTGTTCAAGGAAGAAGGTTGGGTGTCTCTACTAACATGAAGAGTATTTTTCTCTGCCAACAAAATCTCTATTCATcctcctgttttctctctcaaTGATGAATGAGCATTTTGTTAAACATCTATCTTTCGCTACCTACTCTACATATGgtctttttcttcccctcctctcctcacctTGGGAGCCTCAATGGCAGTATATGTGGCTCCTGGAGGAACTTGGTAGCCCTCAGTATACAACTTAAAGTGATGAATCAGTGACTCCATGGAAGTCTGAAGAGAGGAAACAGGGAGCATCAATAAACCATATCcaaactctgtctcctaggcCTTCCCCCAGCACAGAAAATAATCTCTACCCTCAGGGAGACTAAAGCCACATGTCAGTCAGTAAGCAGAGAGGATACAGAATAAAACAGGAGAGCTATGGGAGATTAAGAATCTCTTATATGGctaggtgcggtgactcacgcttgtaattccagcactttgggaggctgaggtgggcggatcaagaggtcaggagttcaagaccagcctggccaacacagtgaaaccccgtctctactaaaaatacaaaaattagctgggcgtggtggtgggtgcctgtaatcccagctactcaggaggctaaggcaggagaaccgcttgaacccaggagacagtggttgcagtgagctgagatcatgccactgtactccagcctggtgaaagagcaagacaccgtttcaaaaaaaaaaaaaaaatttaaaaaatttaaaaaaaccgaATCTCTTATTATACAGTGAattctctataaaaagaaaaccgggttgggtgtggtggctcacgcctgtaatcccagcactttgggaggccaaagatcacctgaggtcaggagtttgagaccaccctgagcaacatggtaaaactctgtctctactgaatacaaaaaattagcttggcgtagtggcatgtgcctgtaatcccagctacttaggaggctgaggcagaagaattgcttgaacctgggaggcggaggttgcagtgagccgagattgcactccagtctgggcaataagagtgaaactctgtctcaaaaaaaaaaaaaaaaaaaaaaaaaagaaagaaaactgaaaggtAGGATTTAATCCAAGGATACTCCTCCCCAGCCACTG includes:
- the FCER1G gene encoding high affinity immunoglobulin epsilon receptor subunit gamma, with product MIPAVVLLLLLLVEQAAALGEPQLCYILDAILFLYGIVLTLLYCRLKIQVRKAAMASYEKSDGVYTGLSTRNQETYETLKHEKPPQ